In the genome of Qipengyuania seohaensis, one region contains:
- a CDS encoding lipocalin family protein produces the protein MNTFRALILAPVLALAAACVGTPGPVGNASVPQPAKPVETQAYLGKWYEYARYEAPFQEGCEGVTAEYSLRDDGKIKVVNSCYKDSLDGEFDQSTGKAKIVEDSAGAKLKVSFFGPFYGDYWVLDRGEQGADGLYPWSIVGEPSGRYLWMLTRKAQPDADTRVLLERRVKELGYDWSLVRKTEQPANLP, from the coding sequence ATGAACACCTTTCGCGCCCTCATCCTCGCCCCTGTACTCGCTCTTGCCGCCGCCTGTGTCGGCACGCCCGGCCCGGTCGGCAATGCCAGTGTCCCGCAACCGGCCAAGCCGGTGGAAACGCAGGCCTATCTGGGCAAGTGGTACGAGTACGCACGGTACGAAGCGCCGTTCCAGGAAGGCTGCGAAGGCGTGACGGCGGAATATTCGCTGCGCGACGACGGCAAGATCAAGGTCGTCAATTCCTGCTACAAGGACAGCCTCGACGGCGAATTCGACCAGTCGACCGGCAAGGCCAAGATCGTCGAGGACAGCGCGGGCGCGAAACTCAAGGTCAGCTTCTTCGGCCCCTTCTATGGCGATTACTGGGTGCTCGACCGCGGCGAACAAGGCGCGGACGGCCTCTACCCCTGGTCCATCGTAGGCGAGCCGAGCGGGCGCTATCTCTGGATGCTCACTCGCAAGGCGCAGCCAGATGCGGATACGCGCGTCCTGCTGGAACGGCGGGTGAAAGAGCTGGGCTACGACTGGAGCCTGGTCCGCAAGACCGAGCAACCGGCAAATCTGCCCTAG
- a CDS encoding pyridoxamine 5'-phosphate oxidase family protein: MPDRSLAQIAEKLKSIDVAMLVTKTGKESAIAARPMSNNQDVSESDGTTYHFATDDGRIDDDLKSSGQCGATYTSGEFYCAVQGTGKLHRDRTTLEKHWVKDLEKWFENGLDTDGLVLIEVSPKRIAWWEGREQGELTP; the protein is encoded by the coding sequence ATGCCCGACCGTTCGCTTGCCCAGATCGCCGAAAAGCTCAAATCAATCGATGTCGCCATGCTCGTCACCAAGACCGGCAAGGAAAGTGCGATTGCCGCGCGTCCCATGTCGAACAACCAGGACGTGAGCGAAAGCGACGGCACCACCTACCACTTCGCGACCGATGACGGCCGGATCGACGATGATCTGAAAAGCTCCGGCCAATGCGGCGCCACCTACACCAGCGGCGAATTCTATTGCGCGGTGCAAGGCACAGGCAAACTCCACCGCGATCGCACCACGCTGGAAAAGCACTGGGTCAAGGACCTGGAAAAGTGGTTCGAGAACGGCCTCGATACGGACGGCCTCGTCCTGATTGAAGTCAGCCCGAAACGCATCGCCTGGTGGGAGGGTCGTGAACAGGGCGAACTGACGCCCTGA
- a CDS encoding HPF/RaiA family ribosome-associated protein, producing the protein MQVQFNSDSSVMGTENVAERIEASVRDKLARFADRLTRVEIHVRDENGPKHGADDKACMIEARPRGGKPIGVTEHAAKVDDAASKAARTLVQRLERQFGKAERHSHDARPDKVL; encoded by the coding sequence ATGCAGGTCCAGTTCAATTCCGACAGTTCGGTAATGGGCACGGAAAACGTCGCAGAACGCATCGAGGCCAGCGTGCGGGACAAGCTGGCACGATTCGCGGACCGGCTGACCCGGGTGGAAATCCACGTGCGCGACGAAAACGGTCCAAAGCACGGGGCTGACGACAAGGCTTGCATGATCGAAGCGCGGCCGCGCGGTGGCAAGCCCATCGGTGTAACCGAGCACGCGGCGAAGGTAGACGATGCGGCCAGCAAGGCTGCGCGAACGCTCGTCCAGCGGCTCGAACGGCAGTTCGGCAAGGCGGAGCGTCACAGTCACGATGCGCGTCCCGACAAGGTCTTGTAA
- a CDS encoding cold-shock protein has translation MAKTGTVKFFNADKGYGFIQPDDGSPDSFVHITAVQAAGMQSLDKDQRLNFDVEQGRNGKESAVNLSSAD, from the coding sequence ATGGCCAAGACTGGCACCGTAAAATTCTTCAATGCCGACAAAGGCTATGGTTTCATCCAGCCCGACGACGGCTCGCCCGACAGCTTCGTGCACATCACGGCCGTTCAGGCTGCCGGCATGCAGAGCCTCGACAAGGACCAGCGTCTTAACTTCGACGTTGAGCAGGGCCGCAACGGCAAAGAAAGCGCCGTGAACCTGTCGTCGGCTGACTAA
- a CDS encoding fasciclin domain-containing protein has product MKKLTIALASAASLAIAACAEEPAENAGYDDNAAADQMTNDDMAPGSIVEVAQGDETFSTLVSAVTAANLGETLSGEGPFTVFAPTNDAFAKIPEATLTELTTNDTETLGNILTYHVVEGNVDAATLTQAITDAGEGGYTINTVNGGTLTANVVDGNVVLTDAAGGTSTVTATDVAASNGVIHVIDTVLIPQ; this is encoded by the coding sequence ATGAAAAAGCTGACAATTGCACTCGCATCTGCCGCATCGCTCGCGATCGCCGCGTGCGCCGAAGAACCGGCCGAAAATGCCGGTTATGACGACAACGCCGCCGCCGACCAGATGACCAACGACGACATGGCCCCGGGCTCGATCGTCGAAGTCGCACAGGGTGACGAGACCTTTTCGACCCTCGTGAGCGCCGTAACGGCTGCTAACCTCGGCGAAACGCTTTCGGGCGAAGGTCCGTTCACGGTATTCGCGCCGACGAATGACGCGTTTGCCAAGATCCCGGAAGCGACGCTCACCGAACTCACCACCAATGACACCGAAACGCTTGGTAACATCCTGACGTACCACGTCGTCGAAGGTAACGTCGATGCTGCTACGCTGACGCAGGCAATCACCGATGCGGGCGAAGGCGGTTACACGATCAACACCGTTAATGGCGGCACGCTCACTGCGAATGTCGTCGATGGCAACGTCGTGCTTACAGATGCCGCAGGCGGCACCTCGACCGTGACCGCGACCGACGTCGCAGCGTCGAATGGCGTGATCCACGTCATCGATACGGTCCTGATACCCCAGTAA